One genomic region from Phycisphaeraceae bacterium encodes:
- a CDS encoding sigma-70 family RNA polymerase sigma factor yields the protein MGLKRDPLHTPCVLTCGDWALFQSPPVVVDPGDNVMSDKVSENQFGPSPDGSTPGEGDGGESSRPTRRTRATHDAVQEAADLDLMTRVASGSDRAVGELYDRFGSLVYRMAYQAMPTKAEAEDAVQEVFVRLWKTAGRYDPDRAALVTWVMLIARRHLVDKLRRSKARVKATSLDEGQPWKSGSAEPEASKTERDERFAALMKKIDALPELQKTVVTRAYLGGQTLRQIGEELNTPLGTIKSALSRALVRLRERTGEEVL from the coding sequence ATGGGCCTGAAGCGGGATCCGCTGCACACACCTTGCGTATTGACCTGCGGCGATTGGGCACTCTTCCAATCCCCGCCGGTGGTGGTCGACCCCGGTGACAACGTGATGTCGGACAAGGTTTCAGAGAATCAGTTCGGTCCTTCGCCAGACGGTTCAACCCCGGGCGAAGGCGATGGTGGGGAATCATCGCGCCCAACCCGCCGCACGCGTGCCACGCACGATGCGGTTCAGGAGGCAGCCGATCTGGACCTCATGACGCGGGTGGCGTCGGGGAGTGACAGGGCAGTTGGCGAGTTGTACGACAGGTTTGGTTCGCTGGTCTACCGCATGGCATATCAGGCCATGCCGACCAAAGCAGAAGCAGAAGACGCAGTTCAGGAGGTCTTCGTTCGATTGTGGAAAACCGCCGGCCGGTACGACCCCGACCGCGCAGCTCTCGTGACCTGGGTGATGCTCATTGCACGACGTCACCTGGTCGACAAGTTGAGAAGATCCAAGGCCAGGGTCAAGGCGACGAGTTTGGACGAAGGTCAACCCTGGAAGTCCGGCTCGGCCGAGCCCGAAGCCTCAAAGACGGAGCGCGACGAACGATTCGCAGCGCTGATGAAGAAGATTGACGCATTGCCCGAGTTACAGAAGACGGTCGTGACTCGAGCATATCTGGGAGGCCAGACGTTAAGGCAGATTGGTGAGGAACTGAACACGCCTCTGGGCACGATCAAGTCGGCCTTGAGCAGAGCGCTTGTCAGACTCCGAGAACGGACCGGTGAGGAAGTCCTTTGA
- a CDS encoding YkgJ family cysteine cluster protein produces MAWYDTPEAHSNADGQEAGLRFACTMCGNCCTGPSGYVLLTDEEGRAIAALLGLSEEAFIARYTHETMLGRSLYEKESAFGLDCVFLDREKVPGKAVCGVYEARPSQCRTWPFWPAIVRSPQTWARAAKTCPGINTGPLHSPAFIRLTVEATGGSDCGGPAR; encoded by the coding sequence ATGGCATGGTACGACACGCCCGAAGCCCACAGCAACGCCGATGGCCAGGAGGCGGGATTGCGCTTTGCCTGCACCATGTGCGGCAACTGCTGCACTGGGCCGAGCGGGTATGTGCTGCTGACTGATGAGGAAGGCCGGGCCATCGCGGCGCTGCTGGGGCTAAGTGAAGAGGCGTTCATTGCGCGGTACACGCATGAGACGATGCTGGGGCGGTCGCTCTATGAGAAGGAGTCGGCGTTCGGGCTTGACTGCGTGTTTCTGGACCGCGAGAAGGTGCCGGGCAAGGCGGTGTGCGGGGTGTATGAGGCCCGGCCGAGCCAGTGCCGCACGTGGCCCTTCTGGCCCGCGATCGTGCGCAGTCCGCAGACGTGGGCGCGGGCGGCGAAGACCTGCCCGGGCATCAACACCGGACCGCTGCACAGCCCGGCGTTCATCCGGCTCACGGTCGAAGCGACCGGGGGCAGCGATTGCGGCGGCCCGGCGCGGTGA
- the lepA gene encoding translation elongation factor 4, producing MTHDLSHIRNFSIIAHIDHGKSTLADRLLQATKAVSDREAREQLLDSMDLERERGITIKASAVTVAHEHNGVPYMLNFIDTPGHVDFGYEVSRALKACEGALLVVDASQGVEAQTVVNAYLAVNQDLEIIPVLNKIDLPGARPDEIAMEVEQVLGFAAEDCIRVSAKTGEGIPELLAAICERLPSPKPPKIQQTRALIFDAVYDDYRGVVLYCRMFDGRLKVGDKIRMMAMERVFVITELGKYTPKQVKVSDVGPGETCYLVAAIKTLGDVRVGDTITLENNPAAHALEGYEPARQMVYCDFYPATTTEKKGSDFEEMRDAIEKLSLNDASFTSQAVHSEALGFGFRCGFLGLLHMDIIQERLEREFDLELVQTAPTVSYQIVVRGKGGEMIDREVHNPADLPDMGTVLEIREPICKVEIMLPKEYIGDVMKLCLDRRGIYKSQLYVSETREILTFEIPLAELIYDFYDKLKGMTSGYGTMDYEVFEFRTDKLVKVDILINGDPVEALSLITHKEKAEQRGRLLLTKLRKQIDRHQFEIPLQAAIGGKVIARETIKAFRKDVTAKCYGGDVTRKRKLLEKQKKGKDRMKSIGSVNIPQEAFMAVLDVGE from the coding sequence ATGACGCACGATTTATCGCACATTCGTAACTTCTCGATCATTGCCCACATCGATCACGGCAAGAGCACGCTGGCCGACCGGTTGTTGCAGGCGACCAAGGCGGTGAGCGACCGCGAGGCGCGCGAGCAGTTGCTTGATTCGATGGATCTGGAGCGTGAGCGTGGGATCACGATCAAGGCTTCAGCGGTAACGGTGGCGCACGAGCACAACGGCGTGCCTTACATGCTCAACTTTATTGATACGCCGGGGCATGTGGACTTCGGGTATGAGGTGAGCCGTGCGCTCAAGGCGTGCGAGGGTGCGCTGCTGGTGGTCGATGCTTCGCAGGGCGTTGAGGCGCAGACGGTGGTCAATGCGTATCTGGCGGTGAATCAGGATCTGGAGATCATTCCGGTTTTGAACAAGATCGACCTGCCCGGTGCGAGACCCGATGAGATCGCGATGGAGGTCGAGCAGGTGCTGGGGTTTGCAGCGGAGGACTGCATCAGGGTGTCGGCCAAAACGGGAGAGGGGATACCGGAGTTGCTTGCAGCGATCTGCGAGCGATTGCCATCGCCCAAGCCGCCGAAGATTCAGCAGACGCGGGCGTTGATTTTTGATGCGGTGTATGACGACTATCGCGGGGTGGTGCTGTATTGCCGGATGTTTGACGGACGGCTGAAGGTCGGCGACAAGATTCGCATGATGGCGATGGAGCGTGTGTTCGTCATCACCGAGCTGGGCAAGTACACGCCCAAGCAGGTCAAGGTGAGCGATGTCGGCCCGGGCGAGACGTGCTATCTCGTCGCGGCGATCAAGACGCTGGGCGATGTGCGGGTGGGGGACACGATCACGCTCGAAAACAATCCGGCGGCGCATGCACTTGAAGGCTATGAGCCCGCGCGGCAGATGGTGTATTGCGATTTTTATCCGGCGACGACGACGGAGAAGAAGGGCAGCGACTTTGAGGAGATGCGCGACGCGATCGAGAAACTCTCGCTCAATGATGCGAGTTTCACTTCGCAGGCGGTGCATTCAGAAGCGCTCGGGTTCGGCTTTCGCTGCGGGTTTCTGGGACTTTTGCACATGGACATCATCCAGGAGCGGCTGGAGCGCGAGTTTGATCTCGAACTTGTGCAAACCGCCCCGACGGTGAGTTATCAGATCGTGGTGCGTGGCAAGGGTGGCGAGATGATCGACCGCGAAGTGCACAACCCGGCGGACCTGCCGGACATGGGCACGGTGCTGGAGATTCGCGAGCCGATCTGCAAGGTCGAGATCATGCTGCCCAAGGAGTACATCGGCGATGTGATGAAACTGTGCCTGGATCGGCGCGGGATCTACAAGAGCCAGTTGTACGTGAGCGAGACGCGCGAGATTCTGACGTTTGAGATTCCGCTGGCCGAGTTGATCTATGACTTCTACGACAAGCTCAAGGGCATGACCAGCGGCTATGGCACGATGGACTACGAAGTCTTCGAGTTTCGAACTGACAAGCTGGTCAAGGTGGACATTCTGATCAATGGCGACCCGGTGGAGGCGCTGAGCCTGATTACGCACAAGGAAAAGGCTGAGCAGCGCGGGCGGTTGCTGCTGACGAAACTGCGCAAGCAGATCGACCGGCATCAGTTCGAGATTCCGCTGCAGGCAGCAATCGGTGGCAAAGTGATCGCGCGCGAGACGATCAAGGCGTTCCGCAAGGATGTGACGGCCAAGTGCTATGGCGGCGACGTGACACGCAAGCGCAAACTGCTCGAGAAGCAGAAGAAGGGCAAGGATCGGATGAAGTCGATCGGGAGCGTGAACATCCCGCAGGAAGCATTTATGGCGGTGCTGGATGTGGGGGAGTAG
- a CDS encoding EVE domain-containing protein — protein MATYLLKTEPDCYSYSDLMRDKRTHWNGVTNAAAQKHMRSIKKGDEVFIYHTADEKRIVGLAKVVRGAYQDPENTALTAAGEPRSVLIDITPARAATRDGATLTAIKADARFENFDLVRQSRLGVMPVEPRLDKILRTMAGL, from the coding sequence ATGGCCACCTATCTCCTCAAGACTGAGCCCGACTGTTACTCATACTCCGACCTCATGCGCGACAAACGCACTCATTGGAACGGCGTCACCAATGCTGCTGCCCAGAAACACATGCGCTCGATCAAGAAAGGCGACGAAGTCTTTATCTATCACACGGCCGATGAAAAGCGCATCGTCGGCCTGGCCAAGGTCGTCCGCGGCGCATACCAGGATCCCGAGAACACCGCCCTCACTGCTGCAGGCGAGCCCAGAAGCGTCCTTATCGACATCACGCCCGCTCGCGCCGCCACCCGCGACGGCGCCACTCTCACCGCGATCAAGGCCGACGCCCGGTTCGAAAACTTTGACCTCGTCCGCCAAAGCCGCCTCGGCGTCATGCCCGTCGAGCCCAGACTCGACAAGATCCTGCGCACAATGGCCGGGCTCTAG
- a CDS encoding bifunctional methionine sulfoxide reductase B/A protein, with protein sequence MSRALPAVLLAVVIVVGLAFVRELFAVPQNVTSIALRQVESFDPPANSSAPQGKPAVKPTTRTISRSAYDITRLPRERIVELASVLPPDVYQVTQKSGTEPPFCGNLLDNKKEGFYACVVCGLPLFASNSKFTSGTGWPSFFQPFDRQHVSTKVDRAHGMVRTEINCARCDSHLGHVFDDGPKPTNLRYCVNSASLVFHERGAELPPESKPIPTETAYFAGGCFWGIEHYFQKGPGVINVVSGYMQGHIEKPTYKQICEGNTGHAETVMVVFDPTQISFERLLEAFFVMHDPTQLNRQGPDFGPQYRSGIWYASDTQKQAAEKHLDLLRRAGVRAVTQLEPAKTFWIAEPYHQDYIETTGRACHVTNPW encoded by the coding sequence ATGTCACGAGCACTCCCAGCCGTACTTCTCGCCGTCGTGATTGTCGTTGGTCTGGCGTTCGTCCGCGAACTCTTCGCGGTGCCCCAGAACGTCACATCCATCGCCCTGCGACAGGTCGAAAGCTTCGATCCACCCGCCAACTCATCCGCACCTCAAGGAAAACCCGCCGTGAAGCCCACCACGCGCACCATCAGCCGTTCCGCCTACGACATCACACGCCTCCCACGCGAGCGCATCGTCGAACTCGCCTCCGTGCTCCCGCCCGATGTCTATCAGGTCACTCAGAAGTCCGGCACCGAACCCCCTTTCTGCGGCAACCTTCTCGACAACAAGAAAGAAGGCTTCTACGCCTGCGTCGTTTGCGGCCTCCCACTCTTCGCCAGCAACTCCAAGTTCACCAGCGGCACCGGCTGGCCCAGTTTCTTCCAGCCCTTCGACCGCCAGCACGTCTCGACCAAGGTTGATCGCGCTCACGGCATGGTCCGCACCGAAATCAACTGCGCACGCTGCGACAGCCACCTCGGACACGTCTTCGATGACGGACCAAAACCCACAAACCTGCGCTATTGCGTCAACTCCGCCAGCCTCGTCTTCCACGAAAGAGGCGCAGAACTCCCGCCAGAATCAAAACCCATCCCCACCGAAACCGCCTACTTCGCGGGTGGATGCTTTTGGGGCATCGAGCATTACTTCCAGAAAGGCCCCGGCGTCATCAACGTCGTCAGTGGCTACATGCAGGGACACATCGAAAAACCCACCTACAAACAAATCTGCGAAGGAAACACCGGCCACGCCGAGACCGTCATGGTCGTCTTCGACCCTACACAGATTTCCTTCGAACGCCTCCTCGAAGCCTTCTTCGTCATGCACGACCCCACACAACTCAACCGCCAGGGCCCCGACTTCGGCCCACAGTATCGCTCGGGCATCTGGTACGCAAGCGACACGCAGAAACAGGCCGCCGAAAAGCACCTCGACCTGCTCCGCCGCGCAGGCGTCCGCGCCGTGACGCAACTCGAACCCGCCAAAACCTTCTGGATCGCAGAGCCCTACCACCAGGACTACATCGAAACCACCGGCCGCGCCTGCCACGTCACGAATCCATGGTAA
- a CDS encoding cyclodeaminase/cyclohydrolase family protein, producing MTDVAGAADAGWAELSVFLDALAARRPVPGGGAAAALSGAMAAALAAMVVRYAQGSKALAQHEAALSAALSRLERARALSLALGEADMAAYGVLNAAMKIDKTDAGRAAAMRAAAAEAVVPPRAVMAAGVDLLRLVAEVVPITSRMLSSDLVCAAAMARAAVVAGAANVRANLPLLADAAAAALAAECARSEAEAGQREAQIAAAVAARA from the coding sequence ATGACTGATGTGGCGGGCGCGGCGGATGCGGGATGGGCTGAGCTTTCGGTGTTTCTTGATGCGCTGGCGGCGCGGCGGCCGGTGCCTGGCGGGGGCGCGGCGGCTGCGTTGAGCGGGGCGATGGCGGCGGCGCTTGCTGCGATGGTGGTGCGTTATGCGCAGGGCTCGAAGGCGCTGGCGCAACACGAGGCGGCGCTGTCGGCGGCGCTGTCGCGGCTTGAGCGCGCGCGGGCGCTGAGTCTGGCTTTGGGCGAAGCGGATATGGCGGCGTACGGCGTGCTCAATGCGGCGATGAAGATTGACAAGACGGACGCGGGGCGTGCGGCGGCGATGCGTGCGGCGGCGGCCGAGGCGGTGGTGCCTCCGCGTGCAGTGATGGCGGCGGGCGTGGATCTGCTGCGGCTGGTGGCCGAGGTGGTACCGATCACGTCCAGGATGCTTTCCAGCGACCTGGTGTGCGCTGCGGCGATGGCGCGCGCGGCGGTGGTTGCCGGGGCGGCCAATGTGCGGGCGAATCTGCCGCTGCTGGCCGATGCGGCGGCGGCGGCGCTGGCGGCCGAGTGTGCCCGCTCGGAGGCCGAGGCGGGCCAGCGTGAGGCCCAGATTGCGGCGGCGGTCGCGGCCCGGGCCTGA
- a CDS encoding polyphosphate kinase 2 family protein: MNISDLLRVRIGKGVELTTAKAQETPGLDGPKDAAQAAALVHLRDHVDAMRRLQERLYAEGKRSMLIVLQGMDASGKDGTTRHVFGPLNPQGVRVTSFKQPTALELSHDFLWRVHRAVPAGGMIAVFNRSHYEDVGVVRVNGLVPKEVWQARYEQINAFESLLTSNGTVILKFFLHLSREEQKIRLQDRIDTPRKHWKFSPGDLEERKKWDLYREAYEEAIVRCSTDAGPWFVIPADRKWYRNFAVASVVRETLEAMNPKIPKPSFDPKSIVIED; the protein is encoded by the coding sequence ATGAATATTTCGGACCTGCTGCGCGTGCGGATTGGGAAGGGTGTAGAACTGACGACGGCGAAGGCGCAGGAAACGCCTGGGCTCGATGGGCCCAAGGATGCTGCGCAGGCGGCGGCGCTGGTGCATCTGAGGGATCATGTGGATGCGATGCGGCGTTTGCAGGAGAGGCTCTATGCCGAGGGCAAACGGTCGATGCTGATCGTGCTTCAGGGGATGGATGCATCGGGCAAAGACGGAACGACGCGGCATGTATTTGGGCCTTTGAACCCCCAGGGCGTGCGTGTGACGTCGTTCAAGCAGCCTACGGCGTTGGAATTATCGCATGATTTTCTGTGGCGCGTGCATCGGGCTGTTCCCGCTGGGGGCATGATTGCAGTCTTCAATCGGTCGCATTATGAGGATGTAGGCGTGGTTCGTGTCAATGGGCTTGTGCCGAAAGAAGTGTGGCAAGCGCGGTATGAGCAGATCAATGCTTTTGAGTCTCTTCTGACGTCGAATGGGACAGTCATTCTCAAGTTTTTTCTGCATCTTTCGCGCGAGGAGCAGAAGATTCGGCTTCAGGACAGGATCGACACGCCTCGGAAGCACTGGAAGTTTTCACCTGGTGATCTTGAGGAGCGGAAGAAGTGGGATTTGTATCGCGAGGCGTATGAGGAAGCGATAGTGCGGTGTTCGACTGACGCTGGTCCGTGGTTTGTCATTCCGGCCGATCGGAAGTGGTATCGCAATTTTGCTGTAGCATCGGTTGTGCGCGAGACACTCGAAGCGATGAATCCGAAGATACCAAAGCCGAGTTTTGATCCAAAGTCGATCGTGATCGAAGATTGA
- a CDS encoding type II secretion system protein: MKQERKTHKSFGRQGFTLLDILVAISVISLLIAILAPTLSRVQETSRRVICASNLRQHGLAIQLYTDNHNGILPPSAFIAFNDQDTSRMMTLRLPTTERRRLGRDGWDGLGVLFRADYVNTPGLFYCPSHKGNHPFSLYESRWAGKGGEIVGNYHYRGQDGNGIRNIFQISGSIALVSDGMRTQDDFNHEQGLNVLRAGLHVGWVDDSQSRLLMMRPDSETQAGGTDDSIADAWRWLDNRLP; the protein is encoded by the coding sequence GTGAAGCAAGAGCGGAAGACACATAAGTCCTTCGGTCGTCAAGGGTTTACCTTGCTCGATATTCTTGTCGCGATCTCGGTGATTTCGCTGCTGATAGCGATATTGGCCCCAACGCTGAGCCGAGTGCAGGAAACATCGCGGCGCGTCATTTGTGCCTCGAATTTGAGGCAGCATGGGCTTGCGATCCAGCTGTATACCGATAACCATAATGGCATCCTGCCTCCGAGCGCGTTTATAGCGTTCAACGATCAGGACACTTCCCGCATGATGACGCTTCGCCTGCCCACGACTGAGCGCAGGAGGCTTGGTCGCGATGGCTGGGACGGGCTTGGGGTGTTGTTTCGTGCGGACTATGTGAACACGCCGGGGCTGTTCTACTGCCCTTCCCACAAGGGAAATCACCCCTTCTCGCTTTACGAATCGCGGTGGGCTGGGAAGGGTGGAGAAATTGTGGGAAACTACCACTATCGGGGACAGGACGGGAATGGAATTCGGAACATTTTTCAAATCAGTGGCAGCATTGCGCTGGTTTCGGATGGCATGCGAACTCAGGACGATTTCAATCACGAGCAGGGTCTGAACGTGTTGCGGGCAGGGCTGCATGTGGGATGGGTGGACGATTCGCAGTCGCGGCTGCTCATGATGAGGCCTGATTCGGAGACACAGGCTGGCGGGACTGACGACTCGATCGCCGATGCCTGGCGCTGGCTTGACAATCGCCTGCCCTGA
- a CDS encoding peptidylprolyl isomerase — MKMDPAGLVVIAMLRVLGAGRMAGVAAAMGIAAAGHAQIMPERLYNGINRPLIVTIVAPESDEPMLAIRLMRRDAAAASGWVVVAESAASSGRADMASLFPILWTRSAPVLLYAQLFSAGEAIGPPVVLQPMLTPERAALMIERAAASPDGGPARVIPQITQDAAQGRPMFESEQIRLRRLAGQAAADREVVYTGIRAYVDRHLVFDTTLGEIEIMLRPDAAPNTAYTMLHLSAGGFYEGVVFHRIVPRSSTGHPFVIQAGDPSAGGSGGPGFMIDLEPSTLGHAFGVVSMARSGDPDSGGSQFFICLSQAGTQRLDGRYTAFAQAVRGEDVIMAIAATPVDAAGRAADAPIIRTVRVVDAPPAGQGPRPLAEPGTAPVER; from the coding sequence ATGAAAATGGATCCTGCCGGGCTTGTGGTCATTGCGATGTTGCGTGTACTTGGGGCGGGGCGGATGGCGGGCGTTGCAGCGGCGATGGGAATCGCGGCAGCGGGGCATGCGCAGATCATGCCCGAGAGGCTCTACAACGGCATCAACCGGCCGCTGATCGTGACCATTGTCGCGCCTGAGTCTGATGAGCCGATGCTCGCGATCAGGTTGATGCGTCGTGATGCGGCGGCGGCGTCGGGCTGGGTGGTGGTGGCCGAGTCGGCGGCGTCGTCGGGTCGGGCCGATATGGCGTCGTTGTTTCCGATCCTCTGGACGCGCTCGGCTCCGGTGCTGCTCTATGCCCAGTTGTTCTCGGCGGGCGAGGCCATCGGGCCGCCAGTTGTGCTCCAGCCGATGCTCACGCCCGAGCGTGCGGCACTGATGATCGAGCGTGCGGCAGCGTCGCCCGACGGTGGTCCGGCCAGAGTGATCCCGCAGATCACGCAGGATGCCGCTCAGGGGCGGCCGATGTTCGAGAGCGAGCAGATCCGGCTGCGGCGACTGGCCGGGCAGGCCGCGGCCGACCGCGAGGTGGTCTATACGGGGATCCGGGCGTACGTTGATCGGCACCTGGTGTTCGACACGACGCTGGGCGAGATTGAGATCATGTTGCGCCCGGATGCGGCCCCGAACACGGCGTACACGATGCTGCATCTATCTGCGGGCGGGTTTTATGAAGGGGTGGTGTTCCATCGCATTGTGCCGCGGTCTTCGACGGGGCATCCTTTTGTGATCCAGGCGGGAGATCCGTCGGCGGGCGGGAGTGGCGGGCCGGGGTTCATGATTGACCTTGAGCCGTCCACGCTGGGGCATGCGTTTGGGGTGGTGTCGATGGCCCGCTCGGGTGATCCGGACTCGGGTGGCAGTCAGTTTTTCATCTGTCTGAGTCAGGCCGGGACGCAGCGGCTTGATGGCCGGTACACGGCTTTTGCGCAGGCGGTGCGTGGCGAGGATGTCATCATGGCGATTGCGGCGACGCCGGTGGATGCCGCGGGGCGCGCGGCCGATGCTCCGATCATCCGCACGGTGCGGGTCGTGGATGCTCCGCCGGCGGGGCAGGGTCCGAGGCCGCTTGCTGAGCCGGGCACTGCGCCGGTGGAGCGCTAG
- a CDS encoding methyltransferase domain-containing protein yields the protein MSYHAMSDLASSIAALPPSPGNTMTPESSTQRHQSSIQRNLGQVSKTYRDSGIYGRFINTCRLDAWHAAIERCVLPTDSVVDLGCAYGSWADNWRALGFARTIGIDPNPAVLEAARAALDEAHEGFASDAARLCPSSALIAANGVVVHILEDDATVGFLRDAAAALAPGGWLVYSVLAAEHYYNAGRKEWFGPNSCVRPLETQRRFAAQAGLEIVAEIGTFIDPWALPALEFLAADEERRADWATYQAFIDLAAVVRGHPDAPFSEVLLVTRAGN from the coding sequence GTGTCGTACCATGCCATGAGCGACCTCGCTTCGAGCATAGCCGCCCTGCCCCCCTCACCGGGAAACACGATGACGCCTGAATCCTCGACCCAGCGCCACCAATCCTCCATCCAGCGCAATCTGGGCCAGGTCTCCAAGACCTACCGCGACTCAGGGATCTATGGCCGCTTCATCAACACCTGCCGCCTCGATGCCTGGCACGCCGCGATCGAGCGCTGCGTTCTGCCGACCGACAGCGTCGTCGATCTGGGCTGCGCCTATGGCTCGTGGGCCGACAACTGGCGCGCCCTCGGCTTTGCGCGGACCATCGGGATCGACCCCAACCCGGCCGTGCTCGAAGCCGCCCGCGCCGCACTCGACGAGGCGCACGAAGGTTTTGCCAGCGACGCTGCCCGCCTCTGCCCCTCGTCGGCCCTGATCGCGGCCAACGGCGTGGTCGTCCACATCCTCGAAGACGACGCCACGGTCGGGTTCCTGCGCGACGCGGCCGCAGCCCTGGCGCCCGGTGGCTGGCTGGTCTATTCAGTCCTCGCGGCCGAGCATTACTACAACGCGGGCAGAAAAGAATGGTTCGGGCCCAACTCATGCGTGCGGCCGCTCGAAACGCAGCGACGCTTCGCGGCTCAGGCCGGGCTCGAGATCGTCGCCGAGATCGGCACATTCATCGACCCCTGGGCCCTGCCCGCTCTCGAGTTCCTCGCGGCCGACGAAGAGCGCCGGGCGGACTGGGCGACCTACCAGGCGTTCATCGATCTGGCCGCCGTAGTGCGAGGCCACCCGGACGCCCCCTTCAGCGAGGTGCTGCTGGTGACGCGGGCCGGAAACTGA